The following proteins come from a genomic window of Palaemon carinicauda isolate YSFRI2023 chromosome 12, ASM3689809v2, whole genome shotgun sequence:
- the LOC137651125 gene encoding uncharacterized protein: MKDNEDSKCKEMMKNTARDRLEGNEGPKNCKLEGNEGPKNCKLEGNEGPKNCKLEGNEGPKNCKLEGNEGPKNCKLEGNEGPKNCKLEGNEGPKNCKLEGNEGPKNCKLEGNEGPKNCKLEGNEGPKNCKLEGNEGPKNCKLEGNEGPKSCKLEGNEGPKSCKLEGNVGPQNCKLEGNVGPQNCKLEGNEGPKTSKEGNEAGGQ, encoded by the exons ATGAAGGACAATGAAGACTCGAAATGCAAGGAAATGATGAAAAATACAGCGAGAGACAGG CTGGAGGGCAACGAAGGGCCCAAAAACTGCAAGCTGGAGGGCAACGAAGGGCCCAAAAACTGCAAGCTGGAGGGCAACGAAGGGCCCAAAAACTGCAAGCTGGAGGGCAACGAAGGGCCCAAAAACTGCAAGCTGGAGGGCAACGAAGGGCCCAAAAACTGCAAGCTGGAGGGCAACGAAGGGCCCAAAAACTGCAAGCTGGAGGGCAACGAAGGGCCCAAAAACTGCAAGCTGGAGGGCAACGAAGGGCCCAAAAACTGCAAGCTGGAGGGCAACGAAGGGCCCAAAAACTGCAAGCTGGAGGGCAACGAAGGGCCCAAAAACTGCAAGCTGGAGGGCAACGAAGGGCCCAAAAACTGCAAGCTGGAGGGCAACGAAGGGCCCAAAAGCTGCAAGCTGGAGGGCAACGAAGGGCCCAAAAGCTGCAAGCTGGAGGGCAACGTAGGACCCCAAAATTGCAAGCTGGAGGGCAACGTAGGACCCCAAAATTGCAAGCTGGAGGGCAACGAAGGTCCCAAAACCAGCAAGGAGGGCAATGAAGCTGGAGGGCAATAA
- the LOC137651126 gene encoding ATP-dependent RNA helicase DDX42-like, which translates to MKDSTSRHGNGQMRNSTSRHGNGRMRNRTSRHGNGRMKDSTCRHGNGWMKDSTCRHGNGRMRNCTSRHGNGRMRNSTSRHGNGRMRNSTSRHGNGRMRNSTSRHGNGRMRNRTSRHGNGRMRNSTSRHGNGRMRESTSRHGNGRMRNSTSRHGNGRMRNRTCRHGNGRMRNSTSRHGNGRMRESTSRHGNGRMRNSTCRHGNGRMKDSADKLNQVEGLN; encoded by the coding sequence ATGAAGGATAGTACGTCCAGGCACGGCAATGGGCAGATGAGGAACAGTACGTCCAGGCACGGCAATGGCCGGATGAGGAACCGTACGTCCAGGCACGGCAATGGCCGGATGAAGGACAGTACATGTAGGCACGGCAATGGCTGGATGAAGGACAGTACGTGCAGGCACGGCAATGGCCGGATGAGGAACTGTACGTCCAGGCACGGCAATGGCCGGATGAGGAACAGTACGTCCAGGCACGGCAATGGCCGGATGAGGAACAGTACGTCCAGGCACGGCAATGGCCGGATGAGGAACAGTACGTCCAGGCACGGCAATGGCCGGATGAGGAACCGTACGTCCAGGCACGGCAATGGCCGGATGAGGAACAGTACGTCCAGGCACGGCAATGGCCGGATGAGGGAAAGTACGTCCAGGCACGGCAATGGCCGGATGAGGAACAGTACGTCCAGGCACGGCAATGGCCGGATGAGGAACCGTACGTGCAGGCACGGCAATGGCCGGATGAGGAACAGTACGTCCAGGCACGGCAATGGCCGGATGAGGGAAAGTACGTCCAGGCACGGCAATGGCCGGATGAGGAACAGTACGTGCAGGCACGGCAATGGTCGGATGAAGGACAGTGCAGACAAATTAAACCAAGTTGAAGGTCTAAATTAA